The following coding sequences lie in one Treponema socranskii subsp. buccale genomic window:
- a CDS encoding ribosome maturation factor, which produces MEYIAFDDIPHYSECAPLVEGLGYHLIELKIVPAKTITKILAVIAPKEPDKNISVNDCSRVHHALLPRLEALLGTDNTSMELTSPGIDRNVKNAAEFSLFVGRAVRVWSKKISDWIGGKIVSADETVLTMETEKGEIVTVPYGEMAKAKFIQ; this is translated from the coding sequence ATGGAGTATATTGCATTTGACGACATTCCGCATTATTCGGAATGCGCCCCGCTCGTGGAAGGGCTGGGCTATCATCTTATCGAATTGAAAATCGTTCCGGCAAAAACGATTACGAAAATTCTTGCGGTCATCGCGCCGAAAGAGCCGGATAAAAACATAAGCGTAAACGATTGTTCGCGCGTTCACCATGCGCTGCTTCCCCGCCTTGAAGCGCTGCTCGGCACCGACAATACATCGATGGAACTTACTTCGCCCGGCATCGACCGCAATGTAAAAAACGCTGCGGAATTTTCTCTGTTTGTCGGACGAGCCGTGCGCGTGTGGAGCAAAAAGATAAGCGATTGGATCGGAGGAAAAATCGTAAGCGCCGACGAAACGGTTCTTACGATGGAAACGGAAAAAGGAGAAATCGTTACAGTGCCGTACGGAGAGATGGCAAAAGCGAAATTTATACAGTAG
- a CDS encoding phosphoglucomutase, whose protein sequence is MEHNMILSASGWRKVFAKSGDERDTTSEIGFENTALAVIAADVFFDYISAATGQKNPVIVCGTDTRPTGAAVASAIVRTLLARKAIVRYPGIVAAPEIMAYARKFDGFIYISASHNPIGHNGLKVGLNDGGVVNAEENAKMVKAFTEKCADNDAMQKAAALLNSCSTRDAEWVYAESPGCKKDSLAAYKAFIKEVVTALPEGAEQDAIFSNIKNAAVKAHIGIVCDMNGSARTLSIDKDFFAENGIGFYAINDKAGAIAHEIIPEPENLVWCAQEMARLQAEGKRDAVLGYMPDCDGDRGNIVYWNEKQKKALPLKAQEVFALSVLAELAYADKLYAAKSGYKPAVAVNCCTSMRVDDIAKAFGAKVFHGEVGEANVVNTARIAREKGFTVRICGEGGNGGNITYPSAVRDPLSTLFAIIKLLTMDGLYKAWCEKSHHIYKERFTLTDVLETLPVYTTTGVSEPCAVLRLKTTDNAALKGKFQRIFEREWKSKKAELEKKYGIVSYEAVLTNGTKETRNASDFSKSGKGGLRIIFFDKDKNPKSFMWMRGSGTEPVFRILCDVKGDAHDEERMLIEWETKMLNEADKA, encoded by the coding sequence ATGGAACACAATATGATTCTTTCCGCGTCGGGCTGGCGCAAAGTTTTCGCAAAATCGGGCGACGAACGGGACACGACGAGCGAAATCGGTTTTGAAAATACGGCGCTCGCCGTCATCGCAGCCGACGTTTTTTTCGATTATATCAGCGCCGCAACGGGGCAGAAAAATCCCGTCATCGTATGCGGTACGGACACGCGCCCGACGGGAGCGGCTGTCGCATCGGCGATCGTGCGTACGCTTCTCGCGCGGAAAGCTATCGTGCGTTATCCCGGCATCGTCGCCGCTCCGGAAATCATGGCGTATGCGCGGAAATTCGACGGCTTTATTTACATCTCCGCAAGCCACAATCCCATAGGCCACAACGGGCTCAAAGTCGGCTTGAACGACGGAGGAGTCGTAAACGCGGAAGAAAACGCAAAGATGGTCAAAGCCTTTACCGAAAAATGCGCCGATAACGACGCGATGCAAAAAGCGGCTGCGCTGCTCAATTCGTGCAGTACCCGCGATGCGGAATGGGTATACGCGGAATCCCCCGGGTGCAAAAAAGATTCGCTTGCCGCATATAAAGCCTTTATCAAAGAAGTCGTCACCGCCCTTCCCGAAGGCGCCGAACAGGATGCGATTTTTTCAAACATCAAAAACGCGGCCGTAAAAGCGCACATCGGCATCGTGTGCGATATGAACGGTTCGGCGCGAACGCTTTCGATCGATAAAGATTTTTTTGCCGAAAACGGCATCGGCTTTTATGCGATAAACGACAAAGCGGGCGCCATCGCGCACGAAATCATCCCAGAACCGGAAAACCTCGTGTGGTGCGCACAAGAGATGGCAAGGCTGCAAGCGGAAGGCAAAAGAGACGCCGTACTCGGTTATATGCCCGACTGCGACGGAGATCGGGGCAATATCGTCTATTGGAATGAAAAACAAAAAAAAGCGCTGCCTCTGAAAGCACAGGAAGTGTTTGCGCTTTCAGTCCTCGCCGAACTCGCATACGCCGACAAGCTCTACGCTGCAAAGAGCGGCTATAAGCCCGCCGTTGCGGTCAACTGTTGCACGTCCATGCGCGTCGACGACATCGCAAAGGCATTCGGCGCAAAAGTTTTTCACGGAGAAGTCGGAGAAGCGAACGTCGTCAATACCGCACGAATCGCTCGTGAAAAGGGCTTTACGGTGCGCATCTGCGGCGAAGGCGGAAACGGAGGGAACATCACGTACCCGTCCGCCGTCCGCGATCCGCTTTCTACGCTGTTCGCAATTATTAAATTATTGACTATGGACGGTTTGTATAAAGCGTGGTGCGAAAAATCGCATCACATATACAAAGAACGCTTTACGCTCACCGACGTTCTCGAAACGCTTCCCGTCTACACGACAACCGGCGTTTCCGAACCCTGCGCCGTACTCCGCCTCAAAACTACAGACAATGCGGCGCTCAAAGGAAAGTTTCAGCGTATTTTCGAGCGCGAATGGAAGTCGAAAAAAGCGGAACTCGAAAAAAAATACGGCATCGTTTCATACGAAGCGGTTTTGACGAACGGAACGAAAGAGACTCGGAACGCTTCCGATTTTTCAAAAAGCGGTAAAGGCGGGCTCCGCATCATCTTTTTCGATAAAGATAAAAATCCGAAATCGTTTATGTGGATGCGAGGTTCGGGTACGGAGCCCGTGTTCCGCATACTCTGCGACGTAAAAGGAGACGCGCACGACGAAGAGCGGATGCTCATCGAATGGGAAACGAAAATGCTTAACGAGGCCGACAAAGCGTAA
- a CDS encoding phospho-sugar mutase has translation MERSEILKRANAYIAEEKDENFRSEVEALIAKDDIKELEDRFYQSLEFGTGGLRGIMGGGTNRMNPLVINRATQGLASYVIKAFPEKAKAGTLSAVLAYDSRKNSDVFAEAAACIFAANGIKAYLFSSLRPTPELSFAVRTLGADTGVIVTASHNPRIYNGYKVYWNDGAQVIPPHDKGIIGEVNAVKEIKTMSKDEAIKAGKIVLIDKDMDEKFWNMCKAQLFRPDLIKAHAKDVKIVYTPLHGTGGMHVEKVLGDLGLKVITVPEQRDPDGNFPTVEKPNPEEAPAMKLAIALGEKEKADCIMATDPDADRFGSAFPDKDGKFVLITGNQMGALFLEYILLSRKELGKMPEKPAAVRTIVTSPFIDYICKKYGVKVFECLTGFKWIAAVEASMEKDNSASYVFGFEESYGYKIEKEVFDKDGISASAMCAEMTLYWRSKGKSLLEHLDDMYKEYGYFEDKTIEQYFPGPTGGEAMRGIMTKLRNEGLKTLGGKRVKEIRDIERSVSFDPANPATTKPLDLPKSNVLQFFLDDGTIVSARPSGTEPKIKFYINCTVPVSGHNDAGLAQAKKEAALLRDAIASEIKSTLDAAAE, from the coding sequence ATGGAAAGATCGGAAATCTTAAAACGCGCGAATGCGTACATCGCCGAAGAAAAAGACGAAAACTTTCGGAGCGAAGTCGAGGCGCTCATCGCAAAAGACGATATCAAAGAACTCGAAGACAGATTTTATCAATCGCTCGAATTCGGCACGGGCGGACTTCGCGGCATCATGGGAGGCGGAACGAACCGCATGAACCCGCTCGTCATAAACCGCGCAACGCAGGGGCTCGCTTCTTACGTGATCAAAGCTTTTCCCGAAAAGGCAAAGGCGGGCACGCTTTCTGCCGTACTCGCCTACGACAGCCGAAAAAACTCCGACGTATTCGCGGAAGCAGCGGCGTGCATTTTTGCGGCGAACGGCATCAAAGCCTATCTCTTTTCGTCGCTGAGGCCGACGCCCGAACTTTCGTTCGCCGTCCGCACGCTCGGTGCCGACACCGGCGTTATCGTAACGGCTTCCCACAACCCGCGCATCTATAACGGCTACAAAGTGTATTGGAACGACGGCGCGCAAGTGATTCCGCCGCACGACAAGGGTATCATCGGCGAAGTGAACGCCGTCAAAGAAATCAAAACGATGTCGAAAGACGAAGCGATAAAAGCCGGCAAAATCGTCCTCATCGACAAAGACATGGACGAAAAATTCTGGAATATGTGCAAAGCGCAGCTTTTCCGGCCCGATCTCATCAAAGCGCACGCGAAAGACGTCAAAATCGTCTACACTCCGCTTCACGGAACGGGCGGCATGCACGTCGAAAAAGTGCTCGGCGATTTGGGACTCAAAGTGATCACCGTTCCCGAACAGCGCGACCCCGACGGAAACTTTCCGACGGTCGAAAAACCGAATCCCGAAGAAGCGCCTGCGATGAAACTCGCGATTGCGCTCGGCGAAAAAGAAAAAGCCGACTGCATTATGGCAACGGATCCCGACGCCGATCGCTTCGGCTCGGCTTTCCCCGATAAAGACGGAAAATTCGTTTTGATAACGGGCAATCAAATGGGCGCGCTTTTTCTCGAATATATTTTGCTTTCACGGAAAGAACTCGGCAAAATGCCCGAAAAACCCGCTGCCGTCAGAACGATCGTCACCTCTCCGTTTATCGACTACATCTGCAAAAAATACGGCGTCAAAGTTTTCGAATGTTTAACCGGTTTCAAATGGATTGCAGCCGTCGAAGCTTCGATGGAAAAAGACAACTCGGCAAGCTACGTGTTCGGCTTCGAAGAGAGCTACGGTTATAAAATCGAAAAAGAAGTGTTCGACAAAGACGGCATTTCCGCTTCCGCGATGTGCGCGGAGATGACGCTCTATTGGAGGAGCAAGGGCAAAAGCCTCCTCGAACACCTCGACGACATGTATAAAGAATACGGCTACTTCGAAGACAAAACGATCGAACAGTATTTCCCGGGTCCTACGGGCGGAGAAGCGATGCGCGGCATCATGACGAAGCTCAGAAACGAAGGATTGAAGACGCTCGGCGGGAAACGCGTAAAAGAAATTCGCGACATCGAACGGAGCGTTTCGTTCGATCCGGCAAATCCGGCGACGACAAAACCGCTCGATCTTCCGAAAAGCAATGTGCTGCAGTTTTTCCTCGACGACGGAACGATCGTAAGCGCGCGGCCGTCGGGTACGGAGCCGAAAATCAAATTCTACATAAACTGCACGGTTCCCGTTTCAGGCCATAATGACGCGGGCCTTGCACAAGCAAAAAAAGAAGCTGCTCTCCTCCGCGATGCGATCGCTTCGGAAATAAAATCCACACTCGATGCGGCTGCCGAATAA
- a CDS encoding 3'-5' exonuclease yields the protein MRLPNKLFRDYKKLLRLVNGGAVFAAIDTETTGLTPDTCRIIEIGAVLFDKTGVLDTFASLVNPGIALPAFTKELTHITDDMLSLSPPASSVLPDFIEFIGSAILVAHNAPFDLLFINKELERSGMPSMSNKAIDTLNLSRWAYPSAKHHSLQYLAAAMGIDAENAHRASDDAKTCRKIFLRCLKDTESVQKK from the coding sequence ATGCGGCTGCCGAATAAGCTTTTCCGCGATTACAAAAAACTGCTCCGCCTCGTAAACGGCGGGGCGGTTTTTGCGGCGATCGATACCGAAACGACGGGTCTTACTCCCGACACTTGCCGCATCATCGAAATCGGCGCCGTGCTCTTCGATAAAACGGGCGTACTCGACACGTTCGCCTCTCTCGTAAATCCGGGAATCGCTCTGCCCGCTTTTACGAAAGAACTCACGCACATCACCGACGATATGCTTTCCCTCTCTCCGCCCGCATCTTCGGTGCTTCCGGATTTTATCGAATTTATCGGAAGCGCGATCCTCGTCGCACACAACGCGCCTTTCGATTTGCTTTTTATCAATAAAGAATTGGAGCGGAGCGGTATGCCTTCCATGTCGAATAAAGCGATCGATACGCTGAATTTGAGCCGATGGGCATACCCTTCGGCAAAACATCATTCGCTGCAGTACCTCGCAGCCGCTATGGGAATCGATGCGGAAAACGCACACCGCGCATCGGACGATGCGAAAACCTGCCGCAAAATATTTTTACGCTGTTTGAAAGACACAGAATCGGTGCAAAAAAAATAA
- the csrA gene encoding carbon storage regulator CsrA: MLILSRKIDEQIKIGDNITITIIEVRGDQVKVGIEAPKSVKVFREEVFKAIQKENKAASSPDTGALASISELLKGR; encoded by the coding sequence ATGCTCATCCTTTCGCGTAAAATCGACGAACAGATTAAAATCGGCGACAATATAACGATTACGATCATCGAAGTCCGCGGCGATCAAGTCAAAGTCGGGATCGAAGCGCCGAAAAGCGTTAAAGTGTTCCGCGAAGAAGTGTTCAAAGCGATTCAAAAAGAAAACAAAGCGGCTTCTTCTCCCGATACGGGAGCACTCGCATCGATATCGGAACTTTTAAAAGGGCGGTGA
- the fliW gene encoding flagellar assembly protein FliW: protein MDVKTKAMGVKSVEENHIVTFPEGLFGFEEYKKYATIESEWAPLIWLQSLDDERLAFLLIDPFLICDDYEADIDDESLKKIDVRSPEDLIVMAVVTVPSDGSAVTANLQGPLVINKKNKLCVQVILSDGRWTTKHAILDALKKRGGK from the coding sequence ATGGACGTTAAGACAAAGGCGATGGGCGTAAAGAGCGTCGAAGAAAATCACATCGTTACTTTTCCCGAAGGGCTTTTCGGTTTTGAAGAATATAAAAAATACGCGACGATAGAATCGGAATGGGCGCCGCTTATCTGGCTGCAGTCCCTCGACGACGAGCGCCTTGCGTTTTTGCTCATCGATCCGTTTTTGATCTGCGACGATTACGAAGCGGACATCGACGACGAAAGTTTAAAAAAAATCGACGTGCGCTCTCCCGAAGACCTTATCGTTATGGCGGTCGTCACCGTTCCGTCCGACGGGAGCGCCGTTACCGCAAATTTGCAGGGGCCGCTCGTCATCAACAAAAAAAATAAGCTGTGCGTGCAGGTGATTTTGAGCGACGGCCGCTGGACGACAAAACACGCGATACTCGACGCGCTTAAAAAACGCGGAGGAAAGTGA